The following is a genomic window from candidate division WOR-3 bacterium.
AGGATGGGGGAAACTGGTGCCTTCGGTGCGATTACTAATGCCGATATCGCCCAATTACTGAAAGCAAATGGATTTGAAATTGACCGTCACAAAATTGAATTATCTTCACCGATTAAAGAACCAGGGATATATGATATTCCTGTCAATTTAGGTGCAGTCTCGGCAACTGTTAAACTTTGGGTTACTCCAGTCCAAGTATAATTCAATTTTGACAATATCCAGAAAAAGAATCATTGTCACAGACTTATAGTCTAAAGTAATTCAGAGATTTTTATGATAGAGGTAAAAGTCGCAGGCGTTCTATTCGATTCTCAAAATAATTCACCCGTGATGTTATTAAAAGAAGTAGACGGTAATAAAATTTTACCAATATTTATTGGTCCAATTGAAGCCGCGGCGATTGCTTATGTTTTAGAAAATGTAAAATTATCAAGACCGATGACTTTAGATTTGATGAAATTGATAATTGAAGGTTTAAAAATTAAGGTCAAACGCGTAATTATTACAGCCTTAAAAGACGATACATTCTTTGCAGAAATAATCATTGAAAACGATAACAAAATTCTTTCAGTAGATGCTCGGCCATCAGATTCGGTAGGATTGGCTTTACGAGTTCAAGCTCCGATTTATGTTGCGGAAGAGGTTATGGATGAAGCAGGAATCACAATGACCGAAGAAGAGGAGGCGCGGTTATCAGAACTTCGCCAGCACCTTCGTAATATTCCACCGGAAGAATTCGGTAATTATAAAATGTAATTATAATACAAATTAGAATATAATTTCTAATGGACCAAAGACAAATTCTGGCTGAGTTGATTAGGGGAACCGAAAGAATAATAAGTGAAGAAGATTTACAGAAAAAACTTGATAGAAGTGTAAAGACTAACAAACCTTTGCGAGTAAAATTAGGCATCGATGCGTCAGGGCCAGATATTCATTTAGGTTTTGCGGTTGTTTTAAGAAAACTAAGACAATTTCAGGATTTTGGACATACTGCGGTATTAATCATCGGTGATTTTACAGGTAGTATTGGCGACCCAACAGGTCGTTCTAAGACCAGACCACAATTGACCGAAGAAGAGATAAAAAGAAATATAGCAAGATATCGAGACCAGGTATTTAAAATTTTATTACCGGAACGAACTGAGTTTCGTTATAATTCCGAATGGTCAAATCAATTAACCAGTAAAGATATTATAAATTTAGCATCTAAATACACAGTTGCAAGAATATTAGAACGAGAAGATTTTAGTCAAAGGTTAAATCAAGGCATACCGGTTTTTATTCACGAAATCCTTTATCCTTTGTTTCAAGGCTATGATTCAGTGGCGGTTAGAGCCGATATTGAATTAGGTGGTGCTGATCAGTATTGGAACCTTTTGGTCGGTAGAGAATTGCAGCGAGAATTTAATCAAGAGCCGCAGGTTGTTATGACGATGCCGCTTTTAGAAGGGACGGATGGCAAATTAAAAATGAGCAAGTCTTATAATAACTATATTGGTATTGCTGAACCACCCAAAGAAATATTTGGTAAGATAATGTCGATTCCTGATGAAATAATTATAAAATACTTCCGATTGTGTACTAATCTTACAGAATCGGAAATTAGAAAAATCGAAGATGATATTAAGGCTGGGCAGAACCC
Proteins encoded in this region:
- a CDS encoding bifunctional nuclease family protein, with product MIEVKVAGVLFDSQNNSPVMLLKEVDGNKILPIFIGPIEAAAIAYVLENVKLSRPMTLDLMKLIIEGLKIKVKRVIITALKDDTFFAEIIIENDNKILSVDARPSDSVGLALRVQAPIYVAEEVMDEAGITMTEEEEARLSELRQHLRNIPPEEFGNYKM
- the tyrS gene encoding tyrosine--tRNA ligase; the protein is MDQRQILAELIRGTERIISEEDLQKKLDRSVKTNKPLRVKLGIDASGPDIHLGFAVVLRKLRQFQDFGHTAVLIIGDFTGSIGDPTGRSKTRPQLTEEEIKRNIARYRDQVFKILLPERTEFRYNSEWSNQLTSKDIINLASKYTVARILEREDFSQRLNQGIPVFIHEILYPLFQGYDSVAVRADIELGGADQYWNLLVGRELQREFNQEPQVVMTMPLLEGTDGKLKMSKSYNNYIGIAEPPKEIFGKIMSIPDEIIIKYFRLCTNLTESEIRKIEDDIKAGQNPKIFKERLGKEIVSLYYSKEIAEQVSKEFELVFKHKKIPDEIEEFVSPVQRINVVELLVMAKLLPSKSEARRKISEGAIEIDGQKVKDINYELNIEKPVIIKVGKRKFCRVLPTY